A single Halarcobacter anaerophilus DNA region contains:
- a CDS encoding ABC transporter permease, with amino-acid sequence MNKKLVNFIVKKYLKFDKKNPFISISAILAFIGVAIGVMVLIISMAIMNGTAKEFENKLFTMNYPLSIYPKFQRDVDKKLLQDLQKNFPDLKFSAYLSSQIILQNGENMNGGIIFGVNKEDESKINSIYKKAAENLNLSKFDIITGKGIQDNLFIQKGDKATLYFTSLNPTGLSMLPKMKRFTFRNSFESGLHAYDKAYVYTSIEALQTLLHRNKNSFDGIHVYSDNAMEDIKVLKKFLLPYGAGIIGWWQQNGNFFAAMQMEKRALFIVLMLIILVASLNIISSLLMTVMSRRKEIALLLSMGATQKEIKNIFLRLGTIIGFSGILTGVALGFFGMWLLDTFNIISLPADVYGTSKLPLDLSALDFASIIIGAVIIVLLSSFYPAKKATNIDVIDVLRNE; translated from the coding sequence TTGAATAAAAAGTTAGTAAATTTTATTGTCAAAAAATATCTGAAATTTGACAAAAAAAACCCCTTTATTTCAATAAGTGCCATTTTGGCATTTATCGGAGTTGCCATTGGAGTAATGGTTTTAATAATCTCAATGGCAATTATGAACGGAACTGCAAAAGAGTTTGAAAATAAACTTTTTACAATGAATTATCCTTTATCAATTTATCCTAAATTTCAAAGAGACGTAGATAAGAAATTATTACAAGACCTACAAAAAAATTTCCCTGATTTAAAATTTTCGGCTTACCTTAGCTCACAAATAATATTGCAAAACGGTGAGAATATGAATGGAGGAATTATTTTCGGAGTAAATAAAGAGGATGAATCAAAAATAAACTCTATTTACAAAAAAGCTGCAGAGAATTTGAACTTGTCTAAATTTGATATTATTACAGGAAAAGGTATTCAAGATAATCTTTTTATACAAAAAGGAGATAAAGCGACTTTATATTTCACTTCATTAAATCCTACAGGTTTATCAATGCTTCCTAAAATGAAAAGATTTACCTTTAGAAACTCTTTTGAGTCAGGATTGCACGCTTATGATAAAGCTTATGTATATACTTCAATTGAAGCACTACAAACTCTTTTACATAGAAACAAAAACAGTTTTGACGGTATACATGTTTATTCAGATAATGCGATGGAAGATATAAAAGTATTAAAAAAATTTTTACTTCCATATGGAGCTGGTATTATAGGTTGGTGGCAACAAAACGGAAACTTTTTTGCAGCTATGCAGATGGAAAAAAGAGCCCTTTTTATTGTTTTAATGCTTATTATTCTTGTTGCTTCATTAAATATTATATCTTCTCTTCTTATGACAGTAATGAGTAGAAGAAAAGAGATTGCCCTGCTTCTTTCAATGGGAGCAACACAAAAAGAGATAAAAAATATTTTTCTTAGATTAGGAACTATAATCGGTTTTTCAGGGATTTTAACAGGTGTTGCTTTAGGATTTTTTGGAATGTGGCTTTTAGATACTTTTAATATAATCTCTTTACCCGCAGATGTTTACGGAACATCAAAACTGCCCCTTGATTTATCGGCTTTAGATTTTGCCTCAATTATTATAGGTGCTGTTATAATAGTCTTGTTATCCTCTTTTTATCCTGCAAAAAAAGCTACAAACATTGATGTAATTGATGTTTTAAGAAATGAGTAA